One genomic segment of Nerophis lumbriciformis linkage group LG20, RoL_Nlum_v2.1, whole genome shotgun sequence includes these proteins:
- the LOC133619348 gene encoding uncharacterized protein: MLDVQQLISNPEEVSAQLGGSSTLKQETPQPPCIKKEEEELCITQEGECLLGREEADYTKFPLSILSVKTEDDEEKPQVDNLLAPLSDSEAEDEVEVTLSSDKDCEGDMRTHTDNKHSECSTKKRGETCLSCSVCAESFTKKSHLTRHMRTHTGEKTFICSVCGKSFSQNCILTEHMRTHTGEKPYKCSVCGKSFCVKTNLTKHMRTHTGEKPFSCSVCGISFSQNSYLTRHMRTHTGEKPCTCSVCGKGFFQNSYLTKHMRTHTGEKPFSCSVCGNSFSQNSNLTQHMRTHTGEKTCNCSVCGKSFSVKGNLTEHMRTHTGEKPFNCSVCSKSFSVKSNLTEHMRTHIGEKTFNCSVCCKSFSAKSNLTEHMRTHTGLKPLNCSVCGTSFSHNGSLWRHMRTHAGEKSFSCSVCCKRFQHNADAVKHIRAHKGK; this comes from the exons atgctgg acgtccagcagctgatcagtaatccagaagaagtttccgctcagttaggggggagctccactttgaagcaggagactccacaaccaccctgcattaaaaaggaagaggaggaactctgcatcactcaggagggagagtgtcttctaggacgagaggaagctgattacaccaagtttccactgagtattctctctgtgaagactgaagatgatgaagagaaaccacaagtagacaacctcttagctccactatcagatagtgaggctgaagacgaggttgaagtaactttgagcagcgataaagactgtgaaggtgatatgaggactcacactgacaacaaacactctgaatgctctacaaagaagagaggtgaaacatgtttgagctgctcagtttgtgctgaaagttttactaaaaagagccatttgactcgacacatgagaacacacacaggtgaaaaaacatttatttgttcagtttgtggcaaaagcttttctcaaaattgcattttgactgaacacatgagaacacacacaggagaaaaaccatataagtgttcagtgtgtggcaaaagcttttgtgTTAAGACcaatttgactaaacacatgagaacacacactggtgaaaaaccatttagttgttcagtttgtggcataagcttttctcaaaatagctatttgactcgacacatgagaacacacacaggagaaaaaccatgtacttgttcagtttgtggcaaaggcttttttcaaaatagctatttgactaaacacatgagaacacacacaggtgaaaaaccatttagttgttcagtttgtggcaacagcttttctcaaaatagcaatctgactcaacacatgagaacacacacaggagaaaaaacatgtaattgttcagtttgtggcaaaagcttttctgttaagggtaatttgactgaacacatgagaacacacacaggtgaaaaaccatttaattgttcagtttgttccAAAAGTTTTTCTGTTAAGAgtaatttgactgaacacatgagaacacacattggtgaaaaaacatttaattgttcagtttgttgcAAAAGCTTTTCTGCTAAGAgcaatttgactgaacacatgagaacacacactggactaAAACCAttaaattgttcagtttgtggtacaaGCTTTTCTCATAACGGCTCTTTGtggcgacacatgagaacacacgctggagaaaaatcatttagttgttcagtgtgctgtaaaaggttccaacataatgcagacgcagtaaaacacataagagcacacaagggaaaataa